Part of the Flagellimonas eckloniae genome, TATTTTGGTCTTCCCTACTGGAATAATAGGCACTGGAATTTTTGTTTATATTCTTTTGGTGTTTGGACTTTTGGGAGATATGCTGATTAATGCATATTATTTTATTATGAGTATTATAGGATGGTATCTATGGACCCGAAAAGTGGACGAAACCCATTTTGTACCTATTACAAAAACCACTTCTAAAGAGAAAAAATGGTCCATTGTATTGTTCATTGGAGCAATTGCTTTTGTGTCATTTGTGTATTTTGTTTTTGACAAGTTTGATACATGGACCGCCTATGTTGATACGCTTACCACAGCTATCTTTTTTGTGGGTATGTGGTTAATGGCAAAGAAAAAATTAGAAAACTGGGTATACTGGATTATAGGCGATATCATAACTGTACCTTTATATTGGTATAAAGGACTTATTTTTAGCTCTTTGCTATATTTTTTGCTAACCCTCATTGCTATTTACGGTTATAAAGCATGGAAGAAAAATTTGGGCAAGAGCCCTCAGACCTTATTAAAGTAGTTCTTTTTGGTCCGGAATCTACGGGCAAAACTACACTCTCCGAACAATTGGCAAGACAATATAATACTGTGTGGGTACCTGAATATGCCCGTGAATATTTGCAGAACAAATGGAACAATGAGCGAAAAACTTGTGAGCCAAAAGATTTGTTGCCCATTGCAGAAGGTCAAATTAAGCTGGAAAATGACCTGACCAAAAAGGCAACAGATGTGCTTATTTGTGATACTGATTTGTTGGAAACCAAAGTATATTCCGAGGCATACTATATTGGTCATTGCGATCCAGTTTTGGAAAAATATGCTTTAAAGAACACTTACGATTTATATTTCTTGACCTATATAGATACTCCATGGGAAGCAGATGACCTTAGGGACAAACCCAACGAAAGGGAACAAATGTTCGAATATTTTCAAAACACTTTGGAAAAGTACAATCGGAATTTTGTTATCTTGAAAGGAGATAAAAGGACAAGGCTCAAAACCGCAGTTAAACATATTGATAAACTTCTTAAAAAGACATGATTGACCTAAGTCAAAAAGATTTGGAACAACTTGAAGAAAAAGGAATTTCAAAAGAAAAAGTAGCAGCTCAAATTGAAACATTCAAAGCAGGAATCCCATTTGTAAAGCTGGTAAAAGCAGCTGTAGTTTCAGATGGAATCTTGAGATTTTCCAATGAGGAGCAAAATGAAATAATCCAGTATTTTGAAAATTTCCGAGGTGGATTGGAGTTGTTGAAGTTTGTACCGGCCTCAGGAGCAGCCTCCAGAATGTTCAAAGCTATGTTTAATTTTTTGGATGCTTATGACTCTTCAAAAGAAACACTTTCGGAGTATATTTATCGTACAGGGGACAAGGCTGTTAAACGGTTTACAGAAAACATGTCCAGATTGCCTTTCTATAAATTAATTATGGACAGGATTTCGGGAAAAGCTAAAAATAAGGATGAGGAAGCCTATCTTTTTGTGCAGGAAATGTTAATGTCAGATGGATTAAATTTTGGTTTCTATCCAAAAGGATTGCTGCCCTTCCATAAATATAGCTCTACAAGTGCAACACCTTTTCAAGAACATTTGAAGGAAGCTGCACTATATGCCAAAACAGATGGAGAGGCAAACCTTCATTTTACAATATCAGAACAACACGATGAAATGTTCAGAAGAGAACATTTGGCGGTAAGTCCAAATGTTGCTAAAGCTACCAATACGGAGTTTAAAATTTCATATTCAAATCAAAAACCATCTACAGACACCATTGCTGTGGATATGGAGAACAATCCCTTTAAAAATAGTGATGGCTCCATTCTTTTTAGACCTGGAGGCCATGGAGCATTGATTGAGAACTTAAATGATCAGGATGCAGATGTTATTTTCATCAAGAATATTGATAATGTTGTAATCGATGAAAATTTGGAAACTGTTGCCAATAGTAAAAAAATGTTGGCAGGAGTATTGTTGAAAGCCCAAACCAAAGCGTTTGAATATGCAAAAACACTTGAAAGCGACAGTGTTTCTTCCCAACAGATTGAAGAAATAAAAATCTTTCTTGAAAACGAACTGAACGTTCGTTTTTCCGGAAGCTATGCTTCCAAAAGTTTAGAAGAACAACTTTCAATACTAAAAGACAGCATAAATAGACCTATTCGAGTTTGTGGAATGGTAAAAAATGAGGGTGAGCCAGGAGGAGGCCCATTTTGGATAAGTGATGCGGATGGGAATGTTTCACTTCAGATTATCGAATCTGCACAAATAGACTTGTCTCATGAACAACAAGCGGCAACCTTAAAAAATTCAACTCATTTTAACCCGGTCGATTTAATTTGTGGTATAAGAAACTATAAAGGGGAAAAGTATAATCTACTGGATTTTGTAGATGCTAAGCAGGGCTTTATCACAGAAAAAACCAAAGAAGGGAAAGAGCTTAAAGCTTTAGAGCTTCCAGGTCTTTGGAATGGTGCCATGGCTTTTTGGAACACAATTTTTGTAGAAGTTCCTTTGGTAACGTTCAATCCGGTTAAAACGGTAAACGATCTTTTAAAACCAACACACCAGGCTTAAAAACAAAACCAAATAAATTAAAAAAGACCGCAATTGCGGTCTTTTTTAATTTTAAATGTGACCAAAGAAATAAAACCGTGTCTTATCAATAAAGCGGAACACCAAAGACGTGATTCGTTTTTTAAAAATAGTAAAGCACATCTAGGTGTGGTTGCCTAGATTTTTTTGGTTGGTTGATTTGGTAAAAGGTCGCACATAGTGCGACCTTTTTTTGTGACCAAAAAATAAAAGTTGTGTCCAATAAATAGAAATAAAGAAAATGATTTATAAAATAATCTTGCTTGTAAGTATTCTATCCTTTCTCATATCAATTTTTTTGGTGACATGTTATTCGAATAAGAAATATAAAGGGAAGCAACAAAAATAATTTGGATGATGCTATGCGTACACTAACCGGGTGTTGTCCATTTATGTCAATATCAATCTAAATCTTTTTGCTCCATAGAAAGATTTTGGATGTTGGCAAAGTGAAAAGGCTGCTTAGGCAGCCTTTTTTGTATAAAAAGTATACAATCAAATTCACTTTTACACACAAATACACAATATCCGTATTTGTAATAATTCATAAAAAATTGATTTTCAATGATTTAAAATTAATTTAAATAATGGCATCGAATTTTCATAAGGATAAGCAAGTTTAATTTTAAAATAGAATACCATGAGAAAATTGATTTTTGCAACTGTATTATCCTTTGTTGGTGTAACAGCATTCGCCCAAGAAGAAACTGCTGAATTACCAGTAGATGAAACTACAATAGTAACAGAAGTACAAGATTTTGAGGAAATAAGTGTTTCCGATCTTCCAGAAGCTATTTCCAGTGCTGTGGCAAAGGATTATCCAACGGCAACTGTGGATAAAGCTTATAAAAATGAATCAAACCAGTACAAATTGGAGGTGTCATTAGAAGATGGCACCACTGGTACCTTATATGCCGATGCTGAAGGAAACTGGATAGAGATATAACACATATTTTAAATCGTGTTAGGTTAGTTTGGTTGAAGAGAGGTCTGTGTTCGCGGGCCTCTCTTTTTTATGATAATTTTACAATGCACTTGAAGTCTCATCCTGGTTCAGTATCGTATATTAGATACTGAGATATGCCCAAAATCTTAATCATTGAGGATGACACCGCTTTTTGTCAAATGCTCCAGAGCTTTTTGACCAAGCATAATTTTGATATTTCCATAAGTTATACCATCAAGGAAGCCAAGGAACAACTTAGCACCTCTTTTTTTGATATAATTCTTTCAGATGTAAGGCTTCCTAAGGGTGATGGAATTTCGTTTTTAGCGCATATAAAGGAAAAGTCTCCAAAAACCCAAGTAGTTTTAATGACAGGCTATGCTGAGGTAAAATCTGCTGTTGATGCAATGAAAAAAGGCGCCTTTGACTATATTTCAAAGCCCTTTACCCCGGAGAATATTCTTTCAATCATTAAAAATGCCTTGAATCCTGCGGTAAAACGGAAGATGGGTGACTTGGAACCCCAAAAAGATAGGTCAACTAAAAATAACGATCAAACCAATAGTTTGGTTGGTTTCAGTGAAGTTTCCAAAAAGTTGCAACAATATATTGATTTGGTGGCCCCAACCAATATGTCGGTTTTAATAAGTGGCGAAAGCGGAACCGGAAAGGAAGTTACTGCCAAAGCTATTCATGAAAAGAGCAATCGAAATAATCATAATTTTGTAGCCGTGGATTGTGGAGCCATACCAAAAGAGATTGCGACAAGTGAATTCTTTGGGCATCTGAAAGGTAGTTTTACGGGTGCTGTTGAAGATAAAGAAGGTCATTTTGAGGCTGCAAATGGAGGCACTCTTTTTTTAGATGAAATTGGAAATCTCTCTTACGAAAATCAAGTGCAATTGCTTAGAGCCCTACAAGAACGAAAAATTAAACGTGTTGGAGGAACAAAGGAGATTTCGGTAGATGTGCGCATTGTTGTTGCAACCAACGAGAACCTATTGGAGGCCGTTGCGGAAGGAACGTTCAGGGAAGATTTGTATCATAGATTGAATGAATTTTCTATTGAGATACCATCATTACAGGAACGGATAGAAGATTTAATGCTCTTTGCCAATTACTTTTTGGACAAAGCAAACAAGGAACTGAGCAAAAATGTCGTCGATTTTTCCGAAGAAGTAAAACAAATTTTCCATAACTATTCATGGCCGGGAAACCTTAGGGAATTAAAAAATATGATAAAAAGAGCAGTACTGTTTTCAGATGGAGATCTGGTAATGCGAAGTTCAATTCCCAAAACATTGGGTATGACTTCTGAAGTATCATCAGAATCCAAGTTTTCTAAATCCAATTATGAGAAAGAAAAAATTATCAAAGCTTTAAAACAAACAAACTTCAACAAAAGTAAGGCAGCCAAATTGCTTCAGATAACCAGGAAAACACTCTATAACAAAATCA contains:
- the pnuC gene encoding nicotinamide riboside transporter PnuC; the protein is MSHIFDWIFAQYEGVPTHLIVLEMIGVVFGLLSVWYSKRENILVFPTGIIGTGIFVYILLVFGLLGDMLINAYYFIMSIIGWYLWTRKVDETHFVPITKTTSKEKKWSIVLFIGAIAFVSFVYFVFDKFDTWTAYVDTLTTAIFFVGMWLMAKKKLENWVYWIIGDIITVPLYWYKGLIFSSLLYFLLTLIAIYGYKAWKKNLGKSPQTLLK
- a CDS encoding AAA family ATPase, which encodes MEEKFGQEPSDLIKVVLFGPESTGKTTLSEQLARQYNTVWVPEYAREYLQNKWNNERKTCEPKDLLPIAEGQIKLENDLTKKATDVLICDTDLLETKVYSEAYYIGHCDPVLEKYALKNTYDLYFLTYIDTPWEADDLRDKPNEREQMFEYFQNTLEKYNRNFVILKGDKRTRLKTAVKHIDKLLKKT
- a CDS encoding DUF4301 family protein, whose product is MIDLSQKDLEQLEEKGISKEKVAAQIETFKAGIPFVKLVKAAVVSDGILRFSNEEQNEIIQYFENFRGGLELLKFVPASGAASRMFKAMFNFLDAYDSSKETLSEYIYRTGDKAVKRFTENMSRLPFYKLIMDRISGKAKNKDEEAYLFVQEMLMSDGLNFGFYPKGLLPFHKYSSTSATPFQEHLKEAALYAKTDGEANLHFTISEQHDEMFRREHLAVSPNVAKATNTEFKISYSNQKPSTDTIAVDMENNPFKNSDGSILFRPGGHGALIENLNDQDADVIFIKNIDNVVIDENLETVANSKKMLAGVLLKAQTKAFEYAKTLESDSVSSQQIEEIKIFLENELNVRFSGSYASKSLEEQLSILKDSINRPIRVCGMVKNEGEPGGGPFWISDADGNVSLQIIESAQIDLSHEQQAATLKNSTHFNPVDLICGIRNYKGEKYNLLDFVDAKQGFITEKTKEGKELKALELPGLWNGAMAFWNTIFVEVPLVTFNPVKTVNDLLKPTHQA
- a CDS encoding sigma-54-dependent transcriptional regulator; translated protein: MPKILIIEDDTAFCQMLQSFLTKHNFDISISYTIKEAKEQLSTSFFDIILSDVRLPKGDGISFLAHIKEKSPKTQVVLMTGYAEVKSAVDAMKKGAFDYISKPFTPENILSIIKNALNPAVKRKMGDLEPQKDRSTKNNDQTNSLVGFSEVSKKLQQYIDLVAPTNMSVLISGESGTGKEVTAKAIHEKSNRNNHNFVAVDCGAIPKEIATSEFFGHLKGSFTGAVEDKEGHFEAANGGTLFLDEIGNLSYENQVQLLRALQERKIKRVGGTKEISVDVRIVVATNENLLEAVAEGTFREDLYHRLNEFSIEIPSLQERIEDLMLFANYFLDKANKELSKNVVDFSEEVKQIFHNYSWPGNLRELKNMIKRAVLFSDGDLVMRSSIPKTLGMTSEVSSESKFSKSNYEKEKIIKALKQTNFNKSKAAKLLQITRKTLYNKINQYQLEV